AAGAAGATAACTGGCATTTCCACTTTTACGATACAGTAAAAGGTTCTGACTGGTTAGGTGACCAAGACGCCATTGAATTTATGTGTCGTGAAGCACCAAAAGTTGTGTATGAACTTGAACACATGGGTATGCCTTTTGACCGTAACGCTGATGGTACAATTTACCAACGTCCGTTCGGTGGTCACTCTGCTAACTATGGTGATAAACCAGTTCCACGTGCTTGTGCTGCAGCAGACCGTACAGGTCATGCGTTATTGCACACGCTTTATCAAAGCAACGTGAAAATGGGTACTCAGTTCTTCGTTGAATGGATCGCTCTTGATTTGATCCGTAACGAAGCAGGTGATGTTCTTGGTGTAACAGCGATTGACCAAGAAACTGGTAACATCGCAGTATTCCAAGCAAAAGCGACATTATTTGCGACTGGTGGTGCTGGTCGTGTTTACCGTGCATCAACAAATGCTTATATCAATACTGGTGACGGTCTTGGTATGGCTGCTCGTGCAGGTATTCCATTACAAGATATGGAATTCTGGCAATTCCACCCAACAGGTGTTGCGGGCGCTGGTGTATTGTTGACTGAAGGTTGTCGTGGTGAAGGTGCGATCCTTCGTAATAAAGACGGCGAACCGTTCATGGAACGTTATGCACCGACTTTAAAAGACTTGGCTCCACGTGACTTCGTATCACGCTCTATGGACCAAGAAATTAAAGAAGGTCGTGGTTGTGGTCCAAAAGGTGATTATATCTTACTTGATATGACTCACTTGGGTGCTGATACAATCATGAAGCGTTTACCATCTGTATTTGAGATTGGTAAAAAATTCGCGAACGTTGATATCACTAAAGAACCAATTCCTGTAGTACCAACAATCCATTATCAAATGGGTGGTATTCCTACGAATATGCATGGTCAAGTGTGCTTACCTGAAGCAGGTACAGACAATTACACTAAACCTGTAAAAGGTTTCTATGCAATTGGTGAATGTTCTTGTGTATCAGTACATGGTGCAAACCGTTTAGGTACTAACTCACTTCTTGACTTGGTTGTATTTGGTAAAGCTGCTGGTGAGCACATTATCGACTACGTAACTAAGCATCATGGTGATGAATATGCACCGCTTCCAACAAACGTATTAGAGCAAACATTAGATCGCGTACGTAAATTGGATGAGTCAACTTCTGGTGAAAATGCTCAAGAAGTTGCTGATGCAATTCGTGATATCGTTCAAGACCATGCTGGTGTATTCCGTACTCAAGCTTTGCTTGATAAAGGTGTAAAAGAGATCCTTGCTCTTGAGCCACGTGTACGTAATATTCACTTGAAAGATAAATCTAAAGTATTTAACACTGCACGTGTTGAAGCGCTTGAAGTTGAAAACTTATATGAAGTTGCAAAAGCGACATTAATTTCAGCTGCTGCGCGTAAAGAATGTCGTGGTGCGCATACGGTAGTTGATTATGAATTACCAGCTGATCACCCAACTTATTCATACGGTCGCCGTGATGATGAGTGGATGAAGCATACTTTATGGTATTCATCAGACAACCGTTTGGAATATAAGCCAGTGCGCTTCAAACCGTTGACTGTTGATGCAATTCCACCAGCACCACGTACATTCTAATCGGGAGTATAAAGATGAGTAGAGGTACTCGTACATTCGAAATCTACCGCTATGATCCTGATAAGGATAAAGCGCCGTACATGCAAACTTTCAAGCTTGAATTGACTGATAAGCACCGTATGTTGCTTGATGCATTACTTGCATTGAAAGTTCAAGACGAAACATTAACATTCCGTCGTTCTTGCCGTGAAGGTATTTGTGGTTCGGATGGTGTGAATATTAATGGTAAAAATGGTTTGGCTTGTTTATGGAATTTAAACGACTTACCTGAGAAAATTGTAATTCGTCCATTACCAGGTTTGCCGGTTATTAAAGATTTGGTTGTTGATATGAACCAATTCTATGATCAATATGACAAAATTCAGCCATTCTTGATCAATAACCAGCCAGCTCCACCTAAAGAGCGTTTACAGTCTCCTGAAGAGCGTGAACACTTAAATGGTCTGTATGAGTGTATTCTTTGTGCATGTTGTTCAACTTCATGCCCATCATTCTGGTGGAACCCTGATAAATTCTTGGGTCCTTCAGCGTTGTTGAATGCATACCGTTTTATTATCGACTCTCGTGATACTGCTACTGCAGACCGTTTAGCTCGTCTTGACGATCCGTTCAGTTTGTTCCGTTGTAAAGGTATTATGAATTGTGTGTCAGTATGTCCTAAAGGTCTAAACCCTACAAAAGCAATCGGTCACATCCGTAATATGCTATTAGATCAAGCGGGTTAATTCTGCACAAATGGAAAACGCGCATCCTTGATGTGCGTTTTTTTTTAATTTTATAATGTAAACTTTAGACTTTGGTCGAAAAGAGCGAGGTTTTTATATATTGCACCATATATTAAAAGATAAAATCGCTTATGTATTTCGCCAATTTATAGGTGGTATGTGTCAAAAAAATCAATCGTTGTTTAAGAACATGATACGATTTGCCACAAAGTTATAGGTGAAAAAAGCGTATACTAGTAGAATTAATTTAAGTAGCACGATCTTAGATCTGTGCTTAATTTTTATGGTTAAAGTCATTTTAGAAAAGTTAATTTTAAAGTTAATTTTTCTAAAAAGATTTGCAAAAAATTGCTCGGTTTTAATCGAGTATAAGGTGAGTGATGATGCCATTGAGGGCGTTGTGATTCATTAATTACCTATGGAGTTTTCTCTCTAGGTAGTATGACGCCCCATGGTCTTAAAGACCTGTTGGGTAAGTAATGCCTTTTTTACCAATTTGGCATTATGCATCATGGGTATGCTTAAAAGGCAGCCTGTAATATTTTTTGCAATAGGAAATGGGTCCACAAATGCAAGAAGTTGCTGACGCATTGCGTCTTGACACTGAACTTTCCGCTGATAGTGCAGCGTATATTGAAGAACTTTACGAGCAGTACCTGACTTCCCCAACCTCTGTAGCTGAGGACTGGCGCCAATATTTCGATAAATATCCAAAGGGTGACCAACCACACAGCGCTGTGCGTGAGCAATTCCTATTACTAGGACGTAATGCTAATCGTGTTCAACCTGTTGTACAAAGTACGGTAAGTACTGAGCATGAGCGTCGTCAAATTGGCGTTTTACAACTTATTGCTGCTTATCGTAATCGCGGACATCAAAAAGCTAAATTAGATCCATTAGGTCTTGCTAAGCGTGAAGAGATTCCAGATTTAGATCTTTCAGCTCACGGTTTAACCAAATCAGATTTAGACACTGTATTCAATACTGGCAATCTTGAAATCGGCAAAAGTGAAGCAACGCTTGCTGAAATGATTGAAGCAATGGAGGCAATCTATTGTGGTTCAATCGGTGTTGAATACATGCATATCGTGGACACAAAAGAAAAGCGTTGGATTCAACAGCGTCTTGAAAGTGCTCGTGGTAAATTCAATTACACAAATGATCAAAAGAAAGGCTTCTTAGAGCGTTTAACTGCTGCAGAAGGTCTTGAAAAATATCTTGGTAATAAATACGTCGGTGCTAAACGCTTTGGTGTTGAAGGCGGCGAATCTTTTATTCCTATGGTAAACGAGATTATCCAGCGTGCTGGTGCTGTAGGTTGTAAAGAAGTTGTTATTGGTATGCCACACCGTGGCCGCTTAAACCTTCTTGTGAATATTATGGGTAAAAACCCTGCGGACTTATTTGGTGAGTTCGAAGGTAAATCAATTCATAAAAAAGGTTCTGGCGACGTTAAATACCACCAAGGTTTCTCAAGTAATGTAATGACTCCAGGTGGCGAAGTTCACTTGGCATTGGCATTTAACCCATCTCACTTGGAAATTGTTGGGCCTGTAGTTGAAGGTTCTGTACGTGCACGTCAAGTACGTCGTAGAGACATTGGCGGTGATGACGTTTTACCAGTGATTGTTCATGGTGATGCGGCATTTGCAGGTCAAGGCGTGAACATGGAAACCTTCCAAATGTCACAAACTCGTGGCTATACGGTTGGTGGTACAGTTCATATTATTGTGAACAACCAAGTAGGTTTCACAACTTCTGATCCTCGTGATGCACGTTCTACAGAATACTGTACAGACGTTGCTAAAATGATTCAGGCACCAATTTTCCATGTAAATGGTGATGATCCTGAAGCTGTTATCTTTGCTACTCAATTAGCACATGATTTCCGTCACGAATTCCGTAAAGATGTTGTTATCGATTTGTTCTGTTATCGCCGTCGTGGCCATAACGAAGCAGATGAGCCATCTGGTACACAACCATTGATGTATCAAGTAATTGCTAAGAAGGCAACTACTCGTACACTTTATGCTGATCAACTTGTTCAACAAAAAGTAATTGATCGTGCTGAAGCAGACCAAATGGTTGAAGATTATCGTTCTGATTTAGAAGCGGGTAATCATGTAGCAAATGCATTAATTCTTGAACCAAATACCAAAATGTTTGTAGATTGGACTCCATATTTGGGCCATGACTACACAGACGATTGGGATACTTCATTTGACTTAAATCGCTTAAAAGAATTAGGCGAGGGCATGAGCAAACTTCCTGAAGGGTTTGTAATGCAGCGTCAGGTTCAAAAAGTAATTGAAGATCGCGTAAAAATGCAAACTGGTGAAACTCCTTTAAACTGGGGTGCAGCAGAAACTTTAGCTTATGCAACTTTACTAGATGAAGACTATCTAGTTCGTATTACTGGTGAAGACGTGGGTCGTGGTACCTTCTCACACCGTCATGCGAAATTGCATAACCAAGCTGACGGTTCAACTTACATTCCTCTTTGTCATGTTAAAGAGAACCAACCACGTTTTGCAATTTACGATTCTTTATTGTCTGAAGAAGCTGTTCTTGCTTTCGAATATGGTTATGCAACTACAATTCCTAAGAGCTTAATTATTTGGGAAGCACAATTTGGTGACTTCGTAAACTGTGCTCAGGTTGTAATTGACCAGTTCATTGCTTCTGGTGAGACTAAGTGGGAGCGTGTTTGTGGTTTAACAATGTTGTTACCACACGGTTTCGAAGGTCAAGGTCCAGAACACTCATCAGCTCGTTTAGAACGTTTCTTACAGTTATGTGCTGAAGATAATATGCAAGTGATCACTCCAACGACACCTGCACAGATTTTCCACGCATTACGTCGTCAAGCTGTACGCCCAATTCGTAAGCCATTGATTGTAATGTCACCAAAATCTTTACTTCGTCATAAACTTGCGACTTCTACTTTAGAAGAGCTTGCAAATGGTTCATTCCAAACTGTAATTGACGAAATCGATCAAATTAATAAGTCAGATGTAACTCGTCTTGTACTTTGTGGCGGTAAAGTTTATTACGACTTACTCGAAAAACGTCGTGAACAAAACTTAACTAATGTCGCAATTGTACGTATTGAACAGTTGTATCCATATCCAGAGCAACGTCTTGCAGAAATCTTGGCTGCATATCCAAACGTGAAAGAACTTGTTTGGGCACAAGAAGAGCCGAAGAACCAAGGCGCATGGTTATTTATTGCACCTCGTTTATATGACGATATCTTAAAGTCTGGCAAACAAATCCGTATCAGTTTTGCAGGTCGTGAAGCTTCTGCTGCACCAGCTTGTGGCTCACCGTACTTGCATGCAAAACAACAAGCTCAGCTAATTAATGATGCATTGGCAATCGAAGCTGAACAATCAGGAGATTCTCAATAATGGCAACCGAAATTAAAGCACCGGTATTCCCAGAGTCTGTTGCAGATGGAACCATCGCAACTTGGCATAAAAAGGTGGGTGAACCTGTATCACGTGACGAAGTGATCTGTGATATTGAAACCGACAAAGTTGTTTTAGAAGTTGTTGCTCCTGCTGATGGTAGCTTAGTTGCGATCATTAAAGATGAAGGCGATACAGTTCTTTCTGACGAAGTGATTGCTCAGTTTGAAGCTGGTGCTGGTGCAGCAGCGGCTGCTCCTGCAGTAGAGCAAGCGGCTGCTCAGACTCAAGCTGGTGCGGCTCCTGTTGTTGAGCGTACAGAAACTGTATCTGACCAAGCTCCTGCAGTTCGTAAAGCGTTAACTGAATCTGGTATTGCTGCTGCTGACGTACAAGGTACTGGCCGTGGTGGTCGTATCACTAAAGAAGATGTGGCAAACCATCAAGCTAAACCAGCTGCTAACGTTACTCCGTTAAGCGTAGCTGTTGGTGAGCGTATCGAAAAACGTGTTCCAATGACTCGTTTACGTAAGCGTGTAGCTGAGCGTCTTCTTGCTGCTACTCAAGAAACAGCAATGTTAACTACATTCAACGAAGTTAACATGAAGCCAATCATGGAATTACGTAAGCAATATAAAGATGCGTTTGAAAAACGCCATGGTGCTCGTTTAGGCTTCATGTCATTCTTTGTTAAAGCTGCTACTGAAGCACTTAAACGCTACCCAGCGGTAAATGCTTCAATTGATGGCGATGATATTGTTTATCACGGTTACTATGACATCGGTGTTGCAGTATCTTCTGATCGTGGTCTTGTTGTTCCAGTATTACGTGATACTGACCGTATGAGCTATGCAGAAGTTGAAGCAGGTATTGCTGCTTATGCTGGTAAAGCACGTGATGGTAAATTATCTATCGAAGAAATGACTGGTGGTACTTTCACAATCACTAACGGTGGTACTTTCGGTTCATTACTTTCAACTCCAATTTTGAATCAGCCACAAACTGGTATCTTGGGTATGCACAAAATCCAAGAGCGTCCTATGGCTGTAAATGGTCAAGTTGAAATCTTGCCAATGATGTATTTAGCGCTTTCTTATGACCACCGTATGATCGATGGTAAAGAAGCTGTAGGTTTCTTGGTAGCAATCAAAGAATTGTTAGAAGAACCAGCTAAACTCATCCTTGATCTTTAATTTCTTCGAATAATATTACCGAGGTAGAGTGATCCTCTATCTCGGACCATGGAGATAAACAATGTCTCAACAATTTGATCTTGTTGTTATTGGCGGTGGTCCTGGTGGTTATGAAGCTGCGATTCGCGCTGCTCAACTAGGTTTTAAAGTCGCTTGTATCGAAAAACGTATTCACAACGGTAAGCCATCTTTAGGTGGTACATGCTTAAACGTGGGTTGTATTCCTTCTAAAGCATTACTTGACTCTTCTCACCGTTATGAAGATACAGTACATCACTTAGCTGATCACGGTATCACTACAGGTGAAGTGAATTTTGATCTTGCTAAGCTTCTTGCTCGTAAAGACAAAATTGTTGACCAATTAACTGGTGGTATCGATCAATTGCTTAAAGGCAATGGTATTGAGTGGTTAAAAGGTACTGGTAAATTACTTGCTGGTAAAAAAGTTGAGTTCGTTTCTCATGAAGGTGAAACTCAAGTTTTAGAGCCTAAATACGTTATTCTTGCGTCTGGTTCTGTACCTGTAAACATTCCAGTAGCTCCTGTAGATCAAGATATTATTGTTGATTCAACTGGTGCATTGAACTTCCCAGAAGTACCTAAGCGTTTAGGTGTTATTGGTGCCGGTGTAATTGGTTTAGAGCTTGGTTCTGTTTGGCGTCGTCTTGGGGCTGAAGTTGTTGTTTTTGAAGCAATGGATGCATTCTTACCAATGGCTGATAAAGCTTTGGCAAAAGACTATCAAAAACTTTTAACTAAGCAAGGCCTTGATATTCGTATTGGTGCTAAAGTTTCTGGTACTGAAATTAATGGTCGTGAAGTGACTGTTAAATACACTCAAGGTGGCGAAGAAAAAACTCAGACTTTTGACAAATTAATCGTTTGTGTAGGCCGTAAAGCTTATGCAGAAGGTTTATTGGCAGATGATTCAGGCATTAAATTGACTGAACGTGGTCTAGTAGAAGTAAACGATCACTGTGCAACTTCTGTAGAAGGTGTATACGCGATTGGTGACTTGGTTCGCGGTCCAATGCTTGCTCATAAAGCAATGGAAGAAGGTGTAATGGCTGTTGAGCGTATTCACGGTCATGCAGCTCAAGTGAACTATGACACAATCATTTCTGTTATCTATACACATCCGGAAGCGGCTTGGGTTGGTTTAACTGAAGAACAAGCTAAAGAAAAAGGTCATGAAGTTAAAACTGGTCAATTCGGTTTTGCTGTAAATGGTCGTGCTTTAGCGGCGGGTGAAGGTGCTGGTTTTGTTAAGTTTGTTGCTGATGCAAAAACTGACCGTTTATTAGGTATGCATGTTATTGGACCTGCAGCATCTGATATCGTACACCAAGGTATGATCGCTCTTGAATTTGTATCTTCTGTTGAAGATCTTCAGTTAATGACATTTGGTCACCCAACATTCTCTGAAGTTGTTCATGAAGCTGCACTTGCTGTAGATGGTCGTGCAATTCACGCGATTCAACGTAAGCGTAAATAAAATAAAGAGCGGTTCTCCGCTCTTTTTCACATTCGATGGTGTGATTAAAAAAGCATCAAGGTGAAAGACGTAGACAGCAATTTGCATATGCAACATGAGAATGTTGCGCAAATTGAAGACAACAAACAAAGTTAAGTAGGTAACTAAATGAACTTACATGAGTATCAAGCTAAAGCGTTATTGAAAGAATATGGTATGCCAGTACAAGAAGGTATCTTGGCTACCAATGCAGACGAAGCAGTTGCTGCATTTGAACAGCTTGGTGGTAAATTCGCGGTAATGAAAGCGCAAGTTCATGCTGGTGGTCGTGGTAAGGCTGGTGGCGTTAAAGTTGCAAAATCTAAAGAAGACGTTATCGAATTTGCAAACAATATCATTGGTACTCGTCTTGTAACGTATCAAACAGATGCAAATGGTCAACCAGTAAACAGCATTATTGTTGCTGAAGACGTATACCCAGTTGAGCGTGAGCTTTACTTGGGCGCGGTTGTAGACCGTTCTAGCCGTCGTATTACTTTCATGGCTTCTACAGAAGGTGGTGTAGAAATCGAGAAAGTTGCAGAAGAAACTCCAGAAAAAATTATCAAAGTTGAAGTTGATCCATTAGTTGGTTTACAACCATTCCAAGCGCGTGAAGTTGCGTTTGCGTTAGGTTTGAAAGACAAACAAATCGGTCAATTTGTAAAAATCATGACAGCTGCTTACCAAGCATTTGTTGAAAATGACTTTGCATTATTTGAAATTAACCCACTTTCAGTTCGTGAAAATGGCGAAATTTTATGTGTAGACGCTAAAGTAGGTATCGACTCTAACGCGCTTTACCGTTTACCTAAAGTTGCTGCTTTACGTGACAAATCTCAAGAGAATGAGCGTGAATTAAAAGCATCTGAATTCGACCTTAACTATGTTGCTTTAGAAGGTAACATTGGTTGTATGGTTAACGGTGCTGGTCTTGCAATGGCAACTATGGACATCATTAAACTTTATGGTGGTCAGCCTGCAAACTTCCTTGACGTTGGTGGCGGTGCAACTAAAGAGCGCGTAATCGAAGCGTTCAAAATTATCCTTGCTGATACATCTGTACAAGGTGTTTTAATCAACATCTTTGGTGGTATCGTACGTTGTGACATGATTGCTGAAGCAATTATTGCAGCGGTTCAAGAAGTAAATGTAACTGTTCCAGTTGTTGTTCGTTTAGAAGGTAACAACGCTGAGTTAGGTGCTAAATTACTTGATGAATCTGGTTTGAAATTAATTTCTGCGAACGGCTTGTCTGATGCCGCAGAAAAAGTTGTAGCTGCAGTTAAAGCGTAAGGGGAGTATCAATCATGAGCGTATTAATTAATAAAGACACTAAAGTATTGGTACAAGGTTTTACTGGTAAAAACGGTACTTTCCACTCTGCACAAGCTTTAGACTACGGTACAAAAGTTGTTGGTGGTGTTACTCCAGGTAAAGGTGGTACTACTCACCTTGACCTACCAGTATTCAACACAATGAAAGAAGCTGTACGTGAAACAAATGCAGATGCATCTGTAATCTATGTACCAGCTCCATTCGTTTTAGACTCAATCGTTGAAGCGGTTGATTCAGGTGTTGGCCTAATCGTTGTGATCACTGAAGGTGTTCCAACAATCGACATGCTTAAAGCAAAACGTTATTTAGAAACTAACGGTAACGGTACTCGTTTAGTTGGTCCTAACTGCCCAGGCGTGATCACTCCAGGTGAATGTAAGATTGGTATTATGCCTGGTCACATTCACCAACCAGGTCGTATTGGTATCATCTCACGTTCAGGTACATTGACTTATGAAGCTGTTGCTCAAACAACTAAGCTTGGTTTAGGTCAGTCTACTTGTATCGGTATCGGTGGTGACCCAATCCCAGGTATGAACCAAATCGAAGCTCTTCAATTGTTCCAAGACGATCCAGATACTGATGCAATCATCATGATCGGTGAGATCGGTGGTACAGCAGAAGAAGAAGCTGCTGAATTCATCAAATCTAACGTGACTAAGCCTGTAGTAGGTTACATTGCTGGTGTAACTGCACCTAAAGGTAAGCGTATGGGTCACGCTGGTGCGATCATTTCTGGTGGTCAAGGTACTGCTGAAGAGAAATTCGCTGCGTTTGAAAAAGCAGGTATGGCTTACACTCGTAGCCCAGCTGAGCTTGGTTCAACAATGTTGCAAGTTTTAAAAGAGAAAGGCTTAGCTTAATCGCTTTATCCTGAATCTTAAAAAGCACCGCATCTGAAAATGATGTGGTGCTTTTTTATTTATTAAAGATAAATAAGCAAAATTTTATAAGTAAAGTTAAATCAAAAATAAAATATTTAGGCAAAAAAAATACGCAATGATTGGGGTGATCATTGCGTAGAACAACGAATCTGTAAAAACAGTTTCGGTTTAAGGAGAAATGTCGTGAGGCTCATATGATGTGACCTACACAGTGAATAATAGATACAGTTAAGATTATCTTCATTGCTATTAGCGTTAATAAGTGTTACTTCACGTTAATAGGGTAAAAGCATGTGAATAGTCATCAATACGTTAGTAATTCTAAAAAATGAATATTATAAAAATTAAAAAAATACAAAAAAAGCCCCGCAGGGCTTTTAGTTTCAAAGAGAATTAAAATCTAAATAAACCTAAACCATCTTTAACTTCGTCTAAAGTCTGCTGAGTAATAAGTCGACACTTATCTGTACCTTGGCGTAAAACATCCATAATGTAGTCAGGATCTTTAGCAAGTTCTTCGCGACGTTCACGAATAGGCGTAATTAACTCTTTTAACACACCTTCAAGACGTTTTTTAACTGTACCATCACCAAGACCGCCACGACGATAGTGAGCTTTTAACTCTTCAACTTCTTCTTTATTTGGATCAAATGCATCTAAATAGGTAAATACAATATTGCCTTCAACTTGACCTGGATCTTCGATACGAAGGTGGTTTGGGTCTGTATACATCGCATTTACAGCTTTTTTGATGTCTTTATCAGAAGCATTTAAAACGATGGTATTGCCTAATGATTTAGACATTTTCGCTTTACCATCAAAGCCAGGTAAACGTGCCATGTTAGAAAGTAAAGCTTTACATTCAGGCAAAAGATCTTGACCAATTTGACGGTTTACACGGCGTACCACTTCGTTCGTTTGTTCAATCATTGGAATCTGATCTTCACCTACCGGAACGACAGTCGCTTTGAAAGCAGTAATGTCAGCCGCTTGTGCAACAGGGTAGCAGAGGAAGCCGGCTGGAATATCACGCTCGAAACCACGCATTTGAATTTCAGATTTAATGGTTGGGTTACGTTCTAAACGTGCAACAGTTACGAAGTTAAGATAGAGCATGGTGAGCTCATTCAGGGCTGGCAAGCAAGATTGAACACAAATGGTAGTTTTTGTTGGATCAATGCCGACAGCTAGATAATCTAGAGCTACTTCCAAAATATTGCGACGGACTTTATCTGGGTTATCTGCATTGTCTGTTAATGCTTGTGCATCTGCTAACAAGAGATGTTGATGATGGCTATCCTGTAAACCTACACGAGAACGCAAAGAACCGACAAAATGCCCAAGATGAAGTTGTCCGGTTGGGCGGTCGCCTGTCAAAATAATTGGACGCTGATCAACATTACTCATTATTTATTCCACTGTCTTATTGGCTTAATCAGGGGGTAGTAAGCCCTGCAATATAAAAGATTGGCATTATTGTACGGGAAATAAAAAAAATTCGTCAGCGATTGGATAAACTTTTCTTAAAATAATATTGTGAATTTATTCAGTAAAATTACAGAAATTCAAAAAAATCATCTTACAATAGCTTAATAAATACAAACTTGGATAAGAAATGGCAAGTGGCTTACTTTTATTACTAGATGATATTGCAACAATTTTAGATGATGTTGCTTTAATGAGTAAAATGGCAGCGAAGAAAACTGCCGGAGTTTTAGGTGATGATTTAGCCCTGAATGCCCAGCAAGTAACAGGTGTTCGTGCAGATCGCGAACTTCCTATTGTTTGGAAAGTGGCTAAAGGCTCATTTGTTAATAAGCTTATTTTAGTTCCTTTAGCTTTATTAATTAGCGTGATTGCGCCTTGGCTCATTAATCCTTTATTAATGCTCGGAGGTTTATTTTTATGTTATGAGGGAGTCGAGAAAGTTCTCCATACCATTATGCATAAAAAAGCTTCTACACAAGAAGAAGCAAAAGCAGAGCTTGATAGTGAAGAATTAGATTTAGCAAATTTTGAGAAAGAAAAAATAAAAGGAGCAGTAAGGACAGACTTTATTTTATCAGCTGAAATCGTCGTTATTTCTTTAGGTACTGTGGCTACAGCTACTTTAATGACTAAGGTAAGTGTTCTCAGCATTATTGCCGTTGTCATGACAATCGGTGTGTATGGTCTGGTTGGCATGATTGTTAAAATTGATGACTTAGGATTATATTTAACTAAGCAAACTGCCTCTTTTAAACAAACTATAGGTCGAGGTCTATTGGCTTTTGCTCCTATTTTGATGAAATTACTTTCAATCGTGGGCACTATTGCAATGTTTTTAGTGGGTGGCGGGATTATTAATCATACAATTCCGTTACTTCATCATTTAACTGAAGACACAGTAGATCACGTAGAAACAATACCAGCGGTAGGTAATATCATTGGTGCTTTAACACCGACACTGATTAACTTTGGAATAGGACTAGTTGCGGGTGCAATTGTTTTATTAATTGTAAGCTTAATACAAAAAATGTGGCCTAAAAAAGCATCGGGTTCATGATGCCATTCTAAAAAGAAGAGGGAAATTATGCGCTGGAAAGGTCGTCGAATTAGTAGCAATGTGGAAGACCGCCGAGGTGGTGGCGGTGTTAGAGCGGGCGGTATCAGTATTATTGGTTTAGTTGTTGCGTTTGTTGCATGGAAGTTTTTTGGGGTCGATCCACAACAAGCTTATCAAGCAACGCAACAGGTTACTGCTTCCCAGCAATCAAATGCAACTGCACCGGAGAGTCTAACAGCCGAACAAAAAGAAGCCTCGGATTTTGTTGGAACAGTTTTGGCTGATACAGAGGATACTTGGACTCCTATATTTAAACAGCTGGGTAAAACTTATACGCCACCAACATTAGTATTGTTTAGTGGAATGATTCAGTCAGGATGTGGTACTGCTCAATCTGCTATGGGTCCATTTTATTGCCCGGCAGACCAAAAGGTTTATATCGATACAGAATTCTTTAAAGATATGCGTCAGCAAATGGGAATTTCTGGTGAACAAAACCAAACTGAACTTTCCAGGGAAGATCAGGCTGGCGATTTTGCACAAGCTTATGTTGTTGCACATGAGGTAGGGCACCATGTTCAAACTCTGCTCGGTATTTCATCGCAAGTCCAGCAAGCCCGTGCACAAGTGAGTCAAAGAGAAGGTAATCAATTATCTGTTCGCCAAGAATTACAAGCTG
This genomic stretch from Acinetobacter pittii harbors:
- a CDS encoding neutral zinc metallopeptidase — protein: MRWKGRRISSNVEDRRGGGGVRAGGISIIGLVVAFVAWKFFGVDPQQAYQATQQVTASQQSNATAPESLTAEQKEASDFVGTVLADTEDTWTPIFKQLGKTYTPPTLVLFSGMIQSGCGTAQSAMGPFYCPADQKVYIDTEFFKDMRQQMGISGEQNQTELSREDQAGDFAQAYVVAHEVGHHVQTLLGISSQVQQARAQVSQREGNQLSVRQELQADCLAGIWANHNQQRTQFLEQGDIEEAMDAAQKIGDDYLQKRSTGQIVPDSFTHGSSEQRMHWFQVGLKTGDINQCDTFNNSI
- a CDS encoding DUF808 domain-containing protein, with the protein product MASGLLLLLDDIATILDDVALMSKMAAKKTAGVLGDDLALNAQQVTGVRADRELPIVWKVAKGSFVNKLILVPLALLISVIAPWLINPLLMLGGLFLCYEGVEKVLHTIMHKKASTQEEAKAELDSEELDLANFEKEKIKGAVRTDFILSAEIVVISLGTVATATLMTKVSVLSIIAVVMTIGVYGLVGMIVKIDDLGLYLTKQTASFKQTIGRGLLAFAPILMKLLSIVGTIAMFLVGGGIINHTIPLLHHLTEDTVDHVETIPAVGNIIGALTPTLINFGIGLVAGAIVLLIVSLIQKMWPKKASGS